AAGTATCCGTGCGCGGGGTGGCTGGGGGCCAGCGACTCGGCCTCCAGCACGGCGAACAGGCGCACGATCTCCGGCTGCGCGGCGTTGCGGCGGACCAGGGCCGCGCACATCCGCCGCAGGTCGACGCCGCGCCACCGGCGCCGGTCGCCACCGGCGAGCTGCTGCTCGTCGAGGCCCAGCTCGGCGGCCAGGGAGCGGGCGTCCTCGGCGTCGCGGTGGTCGAGCACGGCGACGAGCAGGCCGTCCTTCGAGCCCACGTGGTGCAGCAGGCCCGGCACGGTCAGCCCGCAGCCGTCGGCCACGTCCTGCATGGACAGGCCCCAGAAGCCGCGCTCGGCGATCAGCCGCGTCGTCACCGCCATGATCTGGCGGCGGCGCTGCTCGGCGGGCAGGCGCGGGCGGTCCCTGCGGTAGGTCGGCGCGGTGTCGGCCACGGTCCCGGCACCATCCCTCGGCTCGGCTCTTGTGCGGCGGTATCGGCGTGGTTAGGTTACCCCATGGCTACTACCTACTAGGTACTAAGTAAGCCCGCCCGCTCCCCGGAGAGGAACCCGCATGAGCCACGACCCGCGCCTGGCCCGCTTGAGCATCGCGGAGAAGGCCGCGCTGACCAGCGGCAGCGACTTCTGGCACACCACCGCCGTGGGCGACGTGCCCTCGATCATGGTCACCGACGGCCCGCACGGCGTACGCAAGCAGCCCGCCGGGGCCGACCTCGACCTCGGCGCCAGCGAGCCGGCGACCTGCTTCCCGCCCGCCGTCGCCCTCGGCTCGACTTGGGACGCCGAACTCGTCGGCCGGGTCGGCGCCGCGCTCGGCCGCGAGGCCCGCGCCATGGGCGTCTCCGTGCTGCTCGGACCGGGCGTCAACCTCAAGCGCACCCCGCTGGGCGGCCGCAACTTCGAGTACTACGCCGAGGACCCGCTGCTCACCGGCGTGCTCGCCACCGCCTGGGTGCAGGGCCTGCAGAGCCAGGGCGTCGGCGCCTCGCTCAAGCACTTCGCGGTCAACAGCCAGGAGACCGACCGGATGCGCGTCAGCGCCGACGTCGACGAGCGCACCCTGCGCGAGCTCTACCTGCGCGCCTTCCAGCGGGTGGTGCGGCAGGCGCAGCCGTGGACGGTCATGTGCGCCTACAACCGGATCAACGGGGTGTACGCCGCCCAGCACCGCTGGCTGCTCACCGAGGTGCTGCGCGGCGAGTGGGGCTTCGAGGGCCTCGTGGTGTCCGACTGGGGCGCCGTGGTCGACCGCGTCGCCTCCGTGCACGCCGGGCTCGACCTGACC
The Catellatospora sp. IY07-71 DNA segment above includes these coding regions:
- a CDS encoding TetR/AcrR family transcriptional regulator, which codes for MADTAPTYRRDRPRLPAEQRRRQIMAVTTRLIAERGFWGLSMQDVADGCGLTVPGLLHHVGSKDGLLVAVLDHRDAEDARSLAAELGLDEQQLAGGDRRRWRGVDLRRMCAALVRRNAAQPEIVRLFAVLEAESLAPSHPAHGYFVARQDQILAVFTELAEGLTDRPGSLARQIVAMMDGLQILWLRAPGSTDLVAEWESAAELLFGRPDGA